One Peromyscus leucopus breed LL Stock chromosome 6, UCI_PerLeu_2.1, whole genome shotgun sequence genomic region harbors:
- the LOC114681957 gene encoding homeobox protein TGIF1-like yields the protein MKSKKGIVAASGSETKDEDSMDIPMDLSSSGASGKRRKRGNLLKESVQILRDLLYEHPSKQEKALLSRQTPCPHGRPLPDMLRKDGKDPNQFTIFRRGAKISETSSVEAAMGIENFIPTLEESPFHSCTAGPNPNPGRPVSPKPSSPASMLARPSVICHTTVTSLKDGSFSLCQRVGVGHSTDVQQITASNFTDTSLMHPEDACKFGLNPNPQSGERGLFNTPPSTLADLYQDFSGFQILVDVALKQGCGEDSDLEGFETSQDCKESPVRNVRNQAREELRMRTEKKL from the exons ATGAAAAGCAAAAAGGGCATTGTTGCAGCATCCGGCAGTGAGACCAAGGATGAGGACAGCATGGATATTCCAATGGACCTTTCCTCTTCTGGGGCCTCtggcaagagaaggaagagaggcaaTCTGCTCAAGGAGTCTGTTCAGATTCTGCGGGACTTGCTGTATGAACATCCCTCCAAGCAAGAGAAAGCACTGCTCTCCCGGCAGACACCCTGTCCACACGGCAGGCCCCTCCCAGACATGCTGAGAAAGGATGGCAAAGATCCAAATCAGTTCACGATTTTCCGCCGTGGGGCCAAGATTTCAGAAACTAGCTCTGTGGAAGCTGCGATGGGTATCGAAAACTTCATTCCAACTCTAGAAGAGAGCCCGTTTCATTCCTGCACAGCAGGaccaaacccaaacccagggAGGCCAGTGTCTCCCAAGCCTTCCTCCCCGGCATCCATGCTGGCTCGCCCATCAGTGATCTGCCATACCACTGTGACTTCATTGAAAGATGGGAGCTTCTCTCTCTGCCAGAGAGTTGGTGTGGGACACAGCACAGATGTACAGCAAATAACAGCCAGCAACTTTACAGACACCTCTCTCATGCACCCAGAAGACGCTTGCAAATTTGGACTGAATCCAAACCCTCAGagtg gggagcGTGGTCTTTTCAACACTCCTCCCTCTACTCTGGCAGACCTCTACCAGGATTTTAGCGGATTCCAGATTCTAGTGGATGTTGCACTCAAacaggggtgtggg GAAGACAGTGACCTTGAGGGTTTTGAAACTTCTCAGGATTGCAAGGAGTCTCCAGTGAGAAATGTAAGGaatcaggcaagagaggagctaagaatgaGAACTGAAAAGAAGTTGTAG